In the Diospyros lotus cultivar Yz01 chromosome 13, ASM1463336v1, whole genome shotgun sequence genome, attgattcgaaagtgtaaatatataaatataattaaataataaataataattataaaaatataaatttgacgaATATTTTATATTAGACATGCAAATGAAAGCATGCTAAACGGTGAGTAGTGACTATCAAGGAAggaggggagggggggagggggtgggGGATGGCTTTGGACACACGGCTCCCCGTGTGGTCAATCCTATGATTGCATGTATGTGTATGGCCATCCCTTTTCCATCATCAATGCCTCctttaatcatcatcatcatcgtcatcatcatTTCATTTTGCTCATCAATCAAAAACAAAGTAGTAGTTGTCGCCATCCTCTTCATCACATCttctatatattataataaaaggtgttttatataacaatataaaagtgtattatatataaatttgttataatgagaatataaaaaaatttatattatataaaatacatcGATTTAAGatatagaagaaaaatattggtcaaatttatatttttgttcttatattttttcatataatgattcgaatttttcattatttcgattatattactaaacttaatttttaaatcaatttaatatcTATAATTTGACcctttttttatatgttaagtCAAAATATAAAGTGAAATGATAAATTATACGTCACACTCTGTTCATATCAAAATACAAACcttaaattaactcgaaaatatagatttaaaaatgtaattaaaacaataaaaaatttgagttgaCACACgataaaaatgtcaaaagtacaaagattaaattgactcgaaaatataaattcaaatgtGTAatcaaaacaactaaaaatttgaattattatacaaaaaaatatataaaatacatgaataaaaatataggtTTAGCCCAAGAGGAAGCCCCCAATTCCTTTCAAATATCATATTCATGTCATGCCCACTTCAGAAAAGCTAAGTTCCAATGGATCCAATGCAGTGTTTGTTTTGCATCCCAAGGTAGGTTATGTGTAACTTTAGGGTTTAGAATTAAGAGTTTAAAACATAGGAtcgttcaaaattcaaatcacTCCAAATACCTTGAGTAATCCAATTAAAATGGTCGGGTTGATAtggtttttatttcaatttgaattggGTTGGTTCggacttttttgaaaaattttgatttgggtTGAATTATAACTcgtaaaatatttgtttaaactAACCCAACCCAACTCATACATTTAttataactaatattttataacatgataattatttaataaatattagacCGTCGAATCAAATTATAgacaatcttttttttttttcaacacgacttgataattatattataaacaataattaaaaaggaCTTTACTAGACGACCAACCTGAGAAATCAACCCAATCCGAcccatttttttattgttttgactTAGTTGGGTTGTAAATCTTTGTTTCGAATTGGTTTGGGTCAAAAttcataaacaaaaaattattcaacCCGGCCCATCTACACCCtcaagagagggagagagataatAGATTTGGGCTGCATGGGACGACCTTTCATGTTGTGGACCTAATCCAGTCAACAATTGGGCTCGAAATTTCCCAggcccaaattttttatttttgaatttaaatttaagatgAATTTGAGCTCAATTCTAAATGCTaccaaattaataatagatttaaaatttaaatttcaaattttaaataaatgataagtTTATGCAGCCGTGCAGGAATTTCAAATGATGTCTgctttaaattcttttatttcttggGTTCAAATTTACTACACTTGGGCCCATACCCAAATGCTTTTAACAAAATTGGCAACTTTATATTTTTccttatatattttcaatttttttttttgtgattactCGAACATTCCGTTGTCCCTATTACACACATAAACCTATATTatttagtcaatttaactcttatactttgatcttttttttcgtgtgacaattcaaacttttcattattttaattacatctctaaatttacatttttgagtcaatttaattcttgtattttgacGTGAATAAAGTGTGacatataatttattatctcactttatttttttatttacacaaaaaaataataattaaattaatttaaaaatataagtttataaatttaatcaaaacaaaaaaaaaattgacttgccacacaaaaaaaatatcaaatacaagagctaaattgacttaaaaattaaattcaagaatgtaatcgaaataataaaaaaaattatataatcacctgaaaaaaaacataaaaatatacaaataaaaatgtaaattttgaccaacaaaattttgaatatatgtatcattttttttttttttttgagaaatttaaaatatatatatattcatatttatgtattttgatgGAATGCTTAATATAGTAGTAAATTAGTGTTATGAATTTTAGAAGGGTATTTAtgtctctttattttctatgaaatacTTAGATGTTTAAACTTGTTATGTTTGAATGCTTTTACATGCGGCCACCGTGAGGGCGACAAATTGTCAAATTGACTCCACAAAGGTTATAATCTCACACTCAAAATTGTTGTCTCCACAAAAGTGACtgtttatttcaaattttctatttctttttttctaataatatttGCATGAGCCACCTCTCTAGTGCATATTACGAACACATGCCAATCGTCATCACCCGACTAATCCCAAGGGGGTTGCCAATCGTCGTGTCGTCACCCGACTATTCCCAAGGGGGATGCAAATACAAGCAATCAAACGAGGATATTTGTTTATTGtagttttgttttcaaaataacgaaaacACAAAATTGTAAGTCTTCTACCAAACGAATCTAACAAATTGAGCAAAATCTTATTAGGGTAACAAGAAGTCAAAAGTGGCCATGTGAAGAGTACCCCAAGAAAAGTATGGAAATTGCTACAAAGAGACAAATGAGTCATCATCAAGCTAAAGGTTCTAGCCCGCTTCCAACCAGCCATGACCCATGATTCAAATTAGAGACCAAAACAAAAGGGAAGAAAGCTCAACCACCCAAGCTTTAACTTAAAACTTTCATGCCAAACCCTACTTCCCAGCTCTGTATTTAGGAACAGTGAAAGgaatatagatagatagatgagCATTCTATTGTTCTTTTATTGCTAAGCCAACAAAACAAATGACAATTTACAATCTTCAAGCCCTTAAATTAAGGCTTCAAAGAGTATATATGGGGGCaacaaccaaaaccaaaacccttTCGATAATCTCTCATTCTAGTAAAAACGACGATATACAATTTGAAACGTGCGTATCTCTCTCCCTCGAGTAACGacgacctttttttttttttttgggttctaTTTATCGTAATTTATACTACAAGAACACTCTACCCTGGATCTTCTCCGGgatggttggttggttggttcgGTTTTATATCTCCAGGAAACAAGGAGGAACCATACGATGCAGGTGTATCCATGAATTATTCGAGGCATTCTATGAGAGCTTGTGTACCTTATGGTCTCTTCAGTTGTTGCACTTTCTGGTGTTGTCTTCTCAAGAGCTCTGCATATAGAATTTCATTCCATGAGTCAGGCACGCCCGGCAGGCACCAGTGGCTGCAGTCCTGGAACATCAACGGCGATCTCCTCTCCTGTTGGGACAGGTTTTGCTTCCGGTACATCGACGGGTGGCCGTCCTTCCTGTAATCCGTCAGCCTTGTGATGTTCAAATAAGAGACATGGGTGCGCATCCCTTTCAACACTCTCTCCAGCACCATCATCTTTGGCGGATATTCCTTCAGGTAGGTTTCGTTCTTAATGGGCTCGGTTTCGTGGTCGCATTGCCCACCGGAATTCCACTGCCCACCACTGCACAAGACAAAGAACCAACTTtcaaattgaatttcattttgaaCCCATCAACCGGTGATCGATCAAAACAACAGTCGGTTGGCCTTTTTCAACATACTGTTCTGATCTTTTAAGTTTTAAAGACCGATGGCATAGCATAATCTCAAGCATAAAGCTGACAAATTTACTAGATAGATGATCAACGAGAATGTCGAGCTTCGATGAGTAATCATTTGTAGATAAGGAGAACAAAACATCGACAATCTTTGTTACATGTCATTACCTGAAATGAGAGGCTGAATAACCTCTGAAGAAAACTAGGGTCTTGGCCGGATTTATATTTTTGTCGACCCATCTGGCCCAAGTCGTTAGAGCTCTCCGGAAAGCCTCAATAACATTCAATTCATGATACAAGTGGCTACCTTCTTGATAATAGTCTTCCCTGCAATATTTTGCGGATGGTTAGTTTCTGCCAATGGCGGATTAAAATTGAACTCATTTATGTTCTTGGCATCAAGTCTCTCCATGAGTTCAAAGTGAAAAACAAACTTCACCCTTTCGATGTCTTCTCATGAGTCCACCAGTGTCCGGTGTTGAAGATTATGAAGTCAGCATTCTTATAATGGCTAGCAGACCTCCCAATTATGTCAAGCCGAAGAGTTTCCTTGGTCGATCCATTTCTATCCGGCGTTTCAAATTCTTGAACTAGAAATGGCGACACAAAGAACTCCACGGTACAATTGTAATCCTATCGATCCATTCACAAACAAAACATAAAGAAACAAATCAATTTCCAGAATCATCAACGTATCACAGACACAGAGAGAAAAGGAAGCATACAAATTACCTCGAATACAAAAGAATAAGATGCTTCGTTTCTAAAATGGTGTCGGCCGAATGCTTCATACACTTTGCTATGATCTTTCACAGAGTTCCGAAGAATGCAAACCAGAGATTCCCACATATTCCGATTGAGAGAATCCCCAACAAATACCAGCCTCTTTCCTCTCAACAATTCCAACATGTGATTCCCATTCAACCTGCATACAGCAGTCTCATCAACAACGATCTACATAACATTTTACACAGCTTCCATTCAAGATTGAAGGttttatgtttgtatgaatTCATGTAATAATACCACACCACAACCAGATTAAATATCCACCTAAACAGTAGAAAAGAACCCAGAAATTAAGAtcatcaataaattaaaatacaagagtGTTCGGATCGGATCACACACATCACAAGAAGAAATCGACAGAAAACAGAGCGCAAAATTTGTACATGGTTTGGTTGGTCTCAATGCCTACATCGACAGATGAAGCTTGAAACCATCCCTCATTATTTGGTTACTGAACTAGGACGTCTACTTATAAGCGACAACTTTAACGAGATCCGATATCTGGTCCTATCCAATTGAAGAACAGAGAAAACGAAATTGGAATCCGTACCTGGGAAGGCTGCAACGCCTGGGCTTCCATTTGAGTTTATAGTAGCCATTGTCAGGCCTTCCATTCAGAAAACAATTGAACTGCTCATCGATCAGTGAACACGACCCTGGTTTGTACAGCGGATACGAATCATCTCTAACCCATTCCCCATCGAACAGATCACAGTTCATCAGGGACTCCGCCAAATCCTTACTCTTTTGAAGATTTGGGAACCCACCGGTGGTGccattcttctctttcttcaacAAGGAACTGAGGTTCGAAACAACCCCATTCTGAGAAATCCCTTTCTCTGCGGACCCAGTAATGTTTTTCCCATCGGGTGGAGGCTTTGGAACTGAATTGCTCTGATTGGCCTTAAAGGCTCCAACTTCATGATGAAAATCATCACTCCGAGTCTGGTTCAAAGCAGCCGACTGTTGAACCGTAGAATTGCTCTGATTGGCATGAAAATCTTCACTCCGAGTCTGGTTCAAAGCAGCTGACTGTTGAACCGTAGAATTGCTCTGATTGGCGTGAAAATCTTCACTCCGAGTCTGGTTCAAAGCTGCCGACTGCTGAACTGTAGAACTGCTCTGATTGGCGTGAAAATCTTCACTCCTAGTCTGGTTCGAAGCAGCCGATTGCTGAACTGCTGAATTGCTCTGGTTGGCCTTAAAAACTCCATCTTTGGGACGAATATCCCCACTCTGCGTCTGGTTTGATTGCCGAACGGCGCCGTTTCGGGATCCGGCGGCGTTGATCGGCGACGGAGGAGGGGCGGAGCTGCGGACTTGCTGGGAAGAATTGGGGAAAAAGTAGGCGAAAATGGAAGAGAAATGAGATCTGTAGGCCTCGTCGGAGAAAACGGGGGAAGGTGATGACGAGGTGGAGTTGGTAGTGCTGGAAGTGGTGAAGATGTTGATGAACCACGGCGAGGAAGAGTTGGGAGAAGGGGCGAAAGCTAAGAAGACAGTGAAAGCGATGAAGGCCAGCACGAAGGCGTAGGCGAAAGCAGTGGTTTTCCTGGACCGGAGCAGTGAGAAGACCGTCTTGATCTCCGAGATCAGTCTCCCGCCGCCGGCGCCGCCGGCGGCAGCTTGCTTCCCCATATCCGCCAGTTGGGTTGCGCTCTGTGTCCTGTGCATTTGCCCCCAATAGCCCACAACCCAGATTATGAAGAAGCGAACtcagaagagagagaaagagatcatttatttaaatttttattttttttaattgacacagagagagagagagagagagtttttaCTTTGAGTGGACGGACGAAGACGACGTGTGTCATATGGAGGGTGGGGCGGTACGGCCAAGGAGTTTGGCGGATGTACGTAAATGCCCTTGGTTCTTCGCTTAATTACCACAATTGCCATTGGCTGTTCCTGGGGATGAGTACGCGTGTTTCTCGCTCGCACCCGTTCCCATTTTGTTACGCCTTAAAATCCTAAAAATACCTTCCGctgttaataattaaatataccgGGAGGGTTCAAATTACGGGTTTACCCCTACAATGTGGAGGCCAGTAGTGGTGCCGCCcacctgcctgcctgcctgtgACGATGATGTCGATGAACGATGCTGATCAGAGAGACATTTAAAGCCGTCCAAAAAGGAAGGGGCAGTATGGTAAAATAGGACGACGGAAGATGATGATGAGCTGGAGCATGGAGTGAGAGGCTTCAATGGATGTCGGTGGATCATGGAGATGGATCCCATCTATGTTGACACGTCACTCTCTCTTCATTAAAcccaattattttaatattatatatattccgAACTAAATGCAACGGAATTCGAGGACTAACATGTCATTTCACTaatcattaaataataataataataatctgcatttattataacttatttttaaaatctaaaaaattttattaatttataataaatatgttgtgttttaaagtatttaattaattaataaaattattttaaaattaaaaataaaatgtattaaatatgctttatctaaaaaaatatacattatcaaaatataaatcattaaaGATAGCACAAACGATCCATTATACACATTTGAGAGCTTAAAATTTTGTAAGGTTATGAGCTctgttttatctttatataagattaatttttgtatttatcttaAGAGTCAAgtctcaaattttaatttgcaGGAAATTTGTGTCTATACGCGTATATCAAATTAAGACAAATCATAAATTTTAgagtaaattatataaaactctCTTGCACTTAGAATCATGTGCAACTTATCTCTCGTATTTTCGATTGCATCAAAAAATCCCCTTacacttttaaaatattacaatcaatcataatttattattattttacataattttgtataataatctacatataaaatacataattctacatacataatttcaatatatcaaaaaaatataaaattttgtattaattaactaataaattgcacaaaattatgtaaaataataacaaattgtgacttattacaatattttgaaagtgtaagggAGTTTTTTGATGCAATCAAAAACACATAAGGTAAGTTACACATGATCTTAAGTGTAGAagaatttcatataatttactctaaattttaaagaaactaTCTATGGTCAAACTTCTCAAAATTTCTCatcttataaaagaaattattaaaaggATTTTGTTAAATGGCTAAAATCTATTTAGATAAAAagtcatttaatatttattttataatattttaataatatttaacaaaacaaaaaaaataactttataaaaaaataaaaaattatgactgaaaagaatattattgataaataaaatgataaataatataattattttaacatcaataattaaaataataaaaataataattttatcttaaattctatctaaatagatttattgttatcaaaatatttaatcatTTGATAATAAAGTCTCTCTTTGTGCAATGTGCGTGGGCCCACAAGGCCCATACATTCATACGCCGACCAACCAAAGGgtcaataaaatatattacactTTGCCTCGGGAGATCGCCCCAACGATCAATTGAGGAGGTGGGTAGCTTGGATACTCAAGTTCAAATCTTCCCCCAATGCAATCGTTGGTGGATCAAGCTCATGTTAAACTCCTCGTCATGAAAAGGGGCATCGTGACGGGACGTCCGCAAGGGAACGTCATCCCAAATATATTACGTCTTCCATAAATAGAGTTTCTAATTTGGTTATAAAATAATCagatattattattctttaattaaatgaattatattactataaaatttataaataattaaaaaattatttaaatattaaaaaaaataatgaatatatttaatctaaaaataatatatatttattacctAAGTtacgtgtaaataaaaaaatataataatttttgtatacgtataatttttaatataaaaataattattcaatcaaatataaaaataaattacattgtTCATTTAagcaaatataaatacaaattgtCTGTCTTTAACGTGATTGGCAAGACAATAGAGACAGGATTGTCTCCAATTTTTAACTTGATCCTAGAATagaaatgtattttaaatattttttaatattatgaaatgtaAGGGTGTGCAAACATCCACAAATGGATTAGACttaattgacaaaataattcaaaaagtCAAACTAATtggtaacaaaaaaaaaaaatcaaactcaaactACATATAAATTGAaccaaactaattaaattaaagaaatacaaaaaaattgaagttgatAAAAAATAcgcaaaactaaaaaaaattatatcgttttataaacatcaaaacaatATCGTTTTAAAGTTCAGTCGATactgaaaatcaaatttttgaaaaaaattaaccgaaccgaaccgatacaaaaagaaaaaaaaaatcgaactgaattgATAAGTTTTGTCGTTTCGTTCTATTAATTCAAGTAAATCAAACTTTTATTCTctccaaataaaataacttcaaaactttatcaaaaaaggaaaatagctaaaaaaaatgatattttttgacatttcaaaatAGTAAACGTTTCAAAAACACGAAAACGATACTGTTTCAATACTTATGTGCATTAGAACTTATTACTTCTTAAATATTGCATTCTAATTCAACTAATAACCCTAATTCAACTAGAACTAAATCTTAGCACATGatcatcatatatacatatgtatttatatatctctatatgtataatattatatattttaattttatttacacgTACataagactatatatatatatatatatatatagtagagCTTAGATGGAGTTTATTGGTTGCATGTGTAGAGAGCTTCAAGGAAGGgaaattttcttcttcatcaagGCACATGTCGATTAAAGCAAAGTCAGGTTTACACAGAGTTTACTTTGCTTCCCCCAATCAAATGAATGCTTACACCTTACATATCCCCAATCACTTTAAAAGAATACACTACTTGTTCTAACTTacattttacaatatcataccAATTAATGGTGGTCTTCCTTCCCTTACCCATTTTGCACTataaaaatgatcaaatcaaCCATGATCTGATCACTTGGGGGAAACAAATTATTCATTAATCCACGTTTACTTCATCTCCCCGTAATGGGTTCGAcctaatttgatattatattatttgtgttgaatgaaagaattattttaaattattgtaaataatttatattcgAACGTGATATGTGATTACGAGAATTTGAGAGATAATACTTAATCTAAACTATTGATCTCCAATCActtgggaaaaataaattattcaataatctAGGTTTACTTCATCACCCAGTAATGGGTTCAcctaatttgatattatatcaTTCATGTTGAATGTGAAAGTTATCTAAGTTATCGTAAATAATTTAAACTTGAGCATGACATGTGACTACAAGAATTCTCCAATGACTTGGTTGACACTTTAGTGATTGTTTTGGATCTCTTTTATATCTTTTGGTGTTATTGTtcaaacacaataattaatttattagttgAAAATGTCGTCGTCAAATCGTTtgaaatatgtaaaaaataaaatgatcaatataCGTAAGAAAGTTTTCGTACAAATATTCTAACACTTAAAGTCAGACACTAAAGACTCAAATGTCGTATTAAAATCGAtcttaaaaatgtgtttattttgcAATGAGagttcatttatttatgaagaattatgaagttttttcaaatcccattagaattagataatatttatcctaaTTTCTCAAGATCTATTAGGATTAAGTTTTTTGTATTGGCATTTCTAGATTTATtggaattaagatttttataaagaatatttaattttttcgtataatttttaaaaaaaattttgaatgtcgcaattattttatttatgctttATTTGTTACCCTCTAAGGaaaaatttataacttttagctcaaaaaattattttgagtttttaagttttctttgatcttttaataattttttcctattaatatgaatatttttaattattattaaaaaaaagagagagaatagttTGAGAAGGGGCTCCAACAAAGGAAGGTTcaattttagtttaaattagagTTCCAACTCAGGCCCGCCGACACCCACAAAGGCCACGACCATGACCATTCACATACCTtcaatgaataataataataatattattattatttggctTATGAATCATTCTTCCAGAGCACTTGGTGCTTGCCTGTCTGAGCTGTCGGCTTGACACGTGTCCGTTACCCATTATTCTGTACACTGTTCagaagaatattatttttacaatattttaattcaactgctaattttcattttttaattatgtttactttcttttaatattaaaattatcaCAAGacttaaaaaatctaaaataaaatgtcaaatCTTTAAATATTACCTATAAGTTTGGTGGTTTAAAtcctatttaaattaaacatggAACGTATTtggaagaatatatatatatatatataaagcaacaTTCcttttttaatgataattaagaTTAAGAAAATCTACCATGTTATTTGAATACTTGAAatgacattttatattaatatttttgtattatgtgTCAcatcattataaatatataagatattattaaataaaaatttatctaaaaaacttaaaagcccaaaataattttttgggctaAGTATAGTGGCCAGAATTGTCTTGGGAGACATGGTCTCTCAAAATTAGAATTGTCTTTAGAACACCAAGATAGAAGAATGGAGGGATATGACAATCTTACAAAGACTTTAATAAGCTTCGAGAGGCTATAATGTCTCGAAACTAGtcatataaatttttctttttttaagagaaGTCtcgaataaaatataaataagataactctgatatctaaaattttttcatagaatttcGTAAAAAATGGTAGACATTatccataaaaattttaattatgataGATATTGGAACACCAGGGATATTTATCACAAAACTTCACATTTCTCTATAACTAAATGAGTTCTCGTTCCAAAAGAGATTACattttttgtattgattttaataCTGTATTTAAGTCTTCAATGAAGTTGAGTGCttaacttaagtatcagagtatTTGCGTGAGAACTGTCATATGCTCTCtaatcattctctttctttcattaatttaagtgataacaaatataaaacgtcgtataaatatcaaaataatatcctGGTgagaaaaatatctttaaacactagaattaagaaataaaagggATAGTTGAACCGACAGACGCGgagttagaattaaaaaattgtaaattattgGAAAATAAGTGGGAAGGGGGGCATTCATGGGCTGGTCTGCCATTTCCatttgaaaataagaacaattcCAGGGAGGAAGACCCCTGACCTTGTGTGAGTCAAAGAAGCAGTATTTAATTgaaggaaaatgacattttaaatgGGTCCAATTTCATTGAATTcccaattatatttatatatatatataaatataaatattatttgaaggGGTGAGTAATTTGGTCCATTCGAATGTCGTGTCGAattgttcaaatgaaataaattaaatttctgttaaaaatcaaactaaattaaCGGAATAGATTCTCAAAtcgaataaattaataaattaaaaaattaaaaaaatcaaactaacgtaaaaattgaagaaatagaaaatttgaagtAACAAagtgtaaaaataatattatttttgacattagaattgaattgaattaatttatagttTGAACCAAATTAAACTGACAATTTCAATCAAttcgattcaattattttaattaatcaaaatattgtTCACCTCTAACTCATATTATATGTGTATTAGTTTGATAGTCATAATACACATATAATATGAGTTAAAAAACAAGTAATATTTTGGTTAAATCGAAATAAATTAAACTGGCTGAAATTGGTAGTTTAGTTCTATTCaatcattattttaattcagttcaattttcaaatttaaatgttttagttatttcaatttgatttagtttttatattaaaaaaattaaaataattaaattgatcgaaatataaaaaataatgttctttttgaccattttttttaatttttttgatcgGTTcaggtttttaaattttttgtttgtttaatttgagTAATCATTTGatcaatttagtttaattttaaaaaaataataatttatttaatttaaacaattcgacaaatttaatttaataatcaatcaaatcgaatttttatatttatatatacacatgatcTTCTTCTAGTATCTCTAACTCTTTTTGTCCACCGACACCGACAAGTTGATTCTGTCCTTTCAAACTAAtactaacatttttttttttttcaaaactaatacTAAGTTCTTCCAACTACtagtcaaacaaaattaattatcaaattattattctaaattacATCAAATTTAGCTCAAATAAGAGACTATTAgttttaacaatattattattatttgaatatttagttataatatttttagtaatacTTAAACACTGatacattatatatttatattaatgtaatataaaatataatatattaatacatgagTATTATAGAACACGTTATAACTAAGTTTACAACCATAAT is a window encoding:
- the LOC127789195 gene encoding protein trichome birefringence-like is translated as MHRTQSATQLADMGKQAAAGGAGGGRLISEIKTVFSLLRSRKTTAFAYAFVLAFIAFTVFLAFAPSPNSSSPWFINIFTTSSTTNSTSSSPSPVFSDEAYRSHFSSIFAYFFPNSSQQVRSSAPPPSPINAAGSRNGAVRQSNQTQSGDIRPKDGVFKANQSNSAVQQSAASNQTRSEDFHANQSSSTVQQSAALNQTRSEDFHANQSNSTVQQSAALNQTRSEDFHANQSNSTVQQSAALNQTRSDDFHHEVGAFKANQSNSVPKPPPDGKNITGSAEKGISQNGVVSNLSSLLKKEKNGTTGGFPNLQKSKDLAESLMNCDLFDGEWVRDDSYPLYKPGSCSLIDEQFNCFLNGRPDNGYYKLKWKPRRCSLPRLNGNHMLELLRGKRLVFVGDSLNRNMWESLVCILRNSVKDHSKVYEAFGRHHFRNEASYSFVFEDYNCTVEFFVSPFLVQEFETPDRNGSTKETLRLDIIGRSASHYKNADFIIFNTGHWWTHEKTSKGEDYYQEGSHLYHELNVIEAFRRALTTWARWVDKNINPAKTLVFFRGYSASHFSGGQWNSGGQCDHETEPIKNETYLKEYPPKMMVLERVLKGMRTHVSYLNITRLTDYRKDGHPSMYRKQNLSQQERRSPLMFQDCSHWCLPGVPDSWNEILYAELLRRQHQKVQQLKRP